In a genomic window of Streptomyces noursei ATCC 11455:
- a CDS encoding DUF3263 domain-containing protein, with the protein MTDGTDAGTERGLSARDEAVLAVERRSWPGPGAKERAIREQLGISPTRYYQLLNALLDDPRALAHDPVTINRLRRVRDARRARR; encoded by the coding sequence ATGACGGACGGCACCGATGCGGGCACCGAGCGCGGGCTCTCGGCCCGTGACGAGGCGGTGCTCGCCGTCGAACGCCGCTCCTGGCCCGGCCCCGGCGCCAAGGAACGCGCCATCCGCGAGCAGCTCGGCATCTCCCCGACCCGCTACTACCAACTCCTCAACGCCCTGCTCGACGACCCCCGGGCACTGGCGCACGACCCGGTGACGATCAACCGGCTGCGCCGCGTACGGGACGCGCGACGGGCGCGGCGCTGA
- a CDS encoding ABC transporter substrate-binding protein codes for MRRRYVSLAAAGLAATMTLTLTGCGSGSGGKDVALTLIAADYGDSKTNSSQHYWDGLVRAFEEQNPGIKVDVKVYSWTDVDKKVEELVDSGKAPDMAQVGAYADYAARGKLYGADDLLSIPVQADFTPSLAEAGEYQRKQYGMPFGASTRRLFYNKKLFAAAGITAPPQNWSDILSDAQALKAHGVKIPFALPLGPEETQAETLEWMLAGGGDYTDQIGKYTVNSPENVKTFEWLQKELVGKDLTGGDPAKLNREDAFAGFADGDVGMLNGHPTLMKQAEAKGIDYGTVELPGTTGKAKATMGVADWMMAFKQNGHRTEVGKFLDFVYSKKNVLTFSADYNLLPVTSSASQAMLADDRFSKLHGFLNQLPNAHFYPSNKTSWPLVSKTVKARMGAAVGPQGNPSATLTDIQNIADTADNSTE; via the coding sequence GTGCGACGGCGGTACGTGAGCCTGGCGGCGGCAGGACTGGCCGCCACCATGACACTGACTCTCACCGGCTGCGGCAGCGGCTCCGGGGGCAAGGACGTCGCCCTCACGCTGATCGCCGCGGACTACGGCGACAGCAAGACCAACAGCTCGCAGCACTACTGGGACGGACTGGTCCGCGCCTTCGAGGAGCAGAACCCCGGCATCAAGGTCGACGTCAAGGTCTACAGCTGGACCGACGTCGACAAGAAGGTCGAGGAACTGGTCGACTCCGGCAAGGCCCCCGACATGGCGCAGGTCGGCGCGTACGCCGACTACGCCGCCCGCGGCAAGCTCTACGGCGCCGACGACCTGCTCTCCATCCCCGTCCAGGCCGACTTCACCCCCTCCCTCGCGGAGGCCGGCGAATACCAGCGCAAGCAGTACGGCATGCCCTTCGGGGCCAGCACCCGGCGCCTCTTCTATAACAAGAAGCTGTTCGCCGCCGCCGGCATCACCGCGCCGCCGCAGAACTGGAGCGACATCCTCAGCGACGCCCAGGCGCTCAAGGCGCACGGCGTGAAGATCCCCTTCGCGCTGCCGCTCGGCCCCGAGGAGACCCAGGCCGAGACGCTGGAGTGGATGCTCGCCGGCGGCGGCGACTACACCGATCAAATCGGCAAGTACACCGTCAACTCGCCCGAGAACGTCAAGACCTTCGAGTGGCTCCAGAAGGAACTCGTCGGCAAGGACCTCACCGGAGGCGACCCCGCCAAGCTCAACCGCGAGGACGCCTTCGCCGGCTTCGCCGACGGCGACGTCGGCATGCTCAACGGCCACCCCACCCTCATGAAGCAGGCCGAGGCCAAGGGCATCGACTACGGCACCGTCGAACTCCCCGGCACCACCGGCAAGGCGAAGGCCACCATGGGAGTCGCCGACTGGATGATGGCGTTCAAGCAGAACGGCCACCGCACCGAGGTCGGCAAGTTCCTGGACTTCGTCTACAGCAAGAAGAACGTCCTCACGTTCTCCGCCGACTACAACCTGCTGCCGGTCACCAGCTCCGCCTCCCAGGCGATGCTCGCCGACGACCGCTTCAGCAAGCTGCACGGCTTCCTCAACCAGCTGCCCAACGCCCACTTCTACCCGTCCAACAAGACGTCCTGGCCGCTGGTCTCCAAGACCGTCAAGGCCCGGATGGGCGCCGCGGTCGGCCCGCAGGGCAACCCCTCGGCGACCCTCACCGACATCCAGAACATCGCGGACACCGCCGACAACTCCACCGAATAG
- a CDS encoding ROK family protein has protein sequence MKHVIALDVGGTGMKAALAGADGTLLYEARRPTGRDRGPEAVVETILGFAAELRDVGRERFGSTALAAGVAVPGIVDETTGTAVYAANLGWRDVPMRALLSERLGGVPVALGHDVRTGGLAEGRIGAGRNADRFLFVPLGTGIAGAIGLDGRIEAGAHGSAGEIGHLVVRPGGHTCGCGQRGCLETVASAAAVGRDWAAVCGDPRAGAADCAKAVESGDPRAREVWQGAVDALADGLVAGLTLLDPRMLIIGGGLAEAGDTLFAPLREAVRARVTFQQLPTIVPAALGDAAGCLGAGLLAWDLLSTEVTA, from the coding sequence GTGAAACACGTCATCGCCCTTGATGTGGGCGGCACCGGAATGAAGGCCGCCCTCGCCGGGGCGGACGGCACCCTCCTGTACGAGGCGCGGCGCCCCACCGGGCGCGACCGCGGCCCCGAGGCGGTCGTCGAGACGATCCTCGGCTTCGCCGCCGAGCTGCGCGACGTCGGCCGGGAGCGGTTCGGCAGCACCGCGCTGGCCGCCGGCGTCGCCGTCCCCGGCATCGTCGACGAGACCACCGGCACCGCCGTCTACGCCGCCAACCTCGGCTGGCGGGACGTGCCCATGCGGGCGCTGCTCTCCGAACGCCTCGGCGGAGTGCCGGTCGCGCTCGGCCACGACGTCCGCACCGGCGGCCTGGCCGAGGGCCGGATCGGCGCCGGACGGAACGCCGACCGCTTCCTGTTCGTCCCCCTGGGCACCGGGATCGCCGGCGCCATCGGACTCGACGGCCGCATCGAGGCCGGTGCCCACGGGAGCGCCGGCGAGATCGGCCACCTCGTCGTCCGGCCGGGGGGTCACACCTGCGGCTGCGGTCAGCGCGGCTGCCTGGAGACGGTGGCCTCGGCCGCGGCGGTGGGCCGCGACTGGGCCGCGGTCTGCGGCGATCCGCGGGCCGGCGCCGCCGACTGCGCCAAGGCCGTGGAGTCCGGCGACCCGCGCGCCCGGGAGGTCTGGCAGGGCGCCGTGGACGCGCTCGCCGACGGCCTGGTCGCCGGGCTCACCCTGCTCGACCCGCGGATGCTGATCATCGGCGGCGGGCTGGCGGAGGCCGGCGACACGCTGTTCGCGCCACTGCGGGAGGCGGTCCGCGCGCGCGTCACCTTCCAGCAGCTCCCCACGATCGTCCCGGCGGCCCTCGGGGACGCCGCCGGCTGCCTGGGCGCAGGACTGCTCGCCTGGGATCTTCTCTCCACGGAGGTAACCGCCTGA
- the nagA gene encoding N-acetylglucosamine-6-phosphate deacetylase, producing MAQQQSAGRPSDAGRTILAGARIARPSGVTDHGRITIEGTRITAVHSRDKDRGRSPDATEPQDLHDDTATVLDLTGHLIVPGFVDLHVHGGGGGSFSSADPEECLTVVDTHRRHGTTSMVASTVTGDLDDLARQAAVLAELVQQGDLAGIHFEGPFISPHRCGAHQPELLRDPDPADVRRLVEAARGTAAMMTVAPELPGGLDSVRLLADAGVIAAIGHTDSDYDATRRAIDAGATVATHLFNAMPALSHRAPGPVAALLEDERITVELINDGTHLHPSILQMAFRSAGAERVAFITDAMGAAGMSDGMYPLGPMRVEVKDGVARISEGPTAGSIAGSTLTLDRAFKRAVTLDGLTVEQAVQALSANPARLLGIADRTGSLETGKDADLVVLDAAHDVVGVLRQGSWLRRPPGV from the coding sequence ATGGCACAGCAACAGTCCGCGGGACGGCCCTCGGACGCCGGGCGCACCATCCTGGCCGGCGCCCGGATCGCCCGGCCCTCCGGCGTCACCGACCACGGCCGGATCACCATCGAGGGCACCCGGATCACCGCCGTCCACAGTCGCGACAAGGACCGCGGCCGGTCGCCGGACGCGACCGAGCCGCAGGACCTCCACGACGACACCGCGACCGTCCTCGACCTGACGGGGCATCTGATCGTCCCCGGCTTCGTCGATCTGCACGTGCACGGCGGGGGCGGCGGCTCCTTCTCGTCCGCCGACCCCGAGGAGTGCCTGACCGTCGTCGACACCCACCGCCGGCACGGCACCACCTCGATGGTGGCCTCCACCGTCACCGGCGACCTGGACGACCTGGCCCGACAGGCCGCGGTCCTGGCCGAGTTGGTGCAGCAGGGCGACCTGGCCGGCATCCACTTCGAGGGGCCGTTCATCTCCCCGCACCGCTGCGGCGCCCACCAGCCCGAGCTGCTGCGCGACCCGGACCCCGCGGACGTCCGCCGGCTGGTCGAGGCCGCCCGCGGCACCGCCGCGATGATGACCGTCGCCCCCGAACTGCCGGGCGGGCTGGACTCCGTGCGGCTGCTCGCCGACGCCGGGGTGATCGCCGCCATCGGCCACACCGACTCCGACTACGACGCCACCCGCCGGGCCATCGACGCCGGTGCCACCGTCGCCACCCACCTGTTCAACGCGATGCCCGCGCTCAGCCACCGTGCCCCCGGCCCGGTCGCCGCGCTCCTGGAGGACGAGCGGATCACCGTCGAGCTGATCAACGACGGCACCCATCTGCACCCGTCGATCCTCCAGATGGCGTTCCGCTCGGCGGGCGCCGAACGGGTCGCCTTCATCACCGACGCGATGGGCGCGGCCGGCATGAGCGACGGGATGTATCCGCTCGGCCCCATGCGGGTCGAGGTCAAGGACGGCGTCGCGCGGATCAGCGAGGGCCCCACCGCCGGCTCCATCGCGGGCTCCACGCTCACCCTGGACCGCGCCTTCAAACGGGCCGTCACCCTCGACGGCCTCACCGTCGAGCAGGCCGTGCAGGCGCTCTCCGCCAACCCCGCCCGGCTGCTGGGCATCGCCGACCGGACCGGCTCGCTGGAGACCGGCAAGGACGCCGACCTGGTCGTCCTGGACGCCGCCCACGACGTGGTGGGCGTGCTGCGGCAGGGCTCCTGGCTGCGCCGCCCGCCCGGCGTCTGA
- a CDS encoding 1-phosphofructokinase family hexose kinase produces MILTVTLNAALDITYRVPRLRPHTTHRVTEVAERPGGKGLNVARVLAALGHRTVATGFAGGGTGEALRALLAQETAVTDALVPVGGATRRTVAVVDAGTGDTTQLNEPGPTVSPTEWAAFLGTYRELLGEARAVALCGSLPPGVPVDVYARLTRAAHAAGVPVLLDTSGEPLRRGLAARPDLAKPNADELAALTGSTEPLRAARDARRRGAHAVAASLGPDGMLAVTADGAWQATPPRRFAGNPTGAGDSAVAGLLSGLVEELPWPDRLCRAVALSAATVRSPAAGEFDATTYQELLPHVVVTARPAAA; encoded by the coding sequence ATGATCCTCACGGTCACGCTGAACGCCGCCCTGGACATCACCTACCGCGTCCCCCGGCTCCGTCCGCACACCACGCACCGCGTCACCGAGGTCGCCGAACGCCCCGGCGGCAAGGGCCTGAACGTCGCCCGCGTGCTGGCCGCGCTCGGCCACCGCACCGTCGCCACCGGCTTCGCGGGCGGCGGCACCGGCGAGGCGCTGCGCGCCCTGCTCGCCCAGGAGACCGCCGTCACCGACGCGCTGGTCCCGGTCGGCGGCGCCACCCGCCGCACCGTCGCCGTCGTGGACGCCGGCACCGGCGACACCACCCAGCTCAACGAGCCGGGCCCGACGGTCTCCCCGACCGAGTGGGCCGCCTTCCTCGGCACCTACCGCGAACTGCTGGGCGAGGCACGGGCGGTGGCGCTCTGCGGCAGCCTGCCGCCCGGCGTCCCGGTGGACGTCTACGCCCGGCTCACCCGCGCCGCCCACGCCGCCGGGGTCCCCGTCCTGCTGGACACCAGCGGCGAACCACTGCGCCGCGGCCTGGCCGCCCGCCCCGACCTCGCCAAGCCCAACGCCGACGAACTGGCCGCCCTCACCGGCAGCACCGAACCGCTGCGGGCCGCTCGCGACGCCCGCCGCCGCGGCGCCCACGCGGTGGCCGCCTCACTCGGCCCGGACGGGATGCTCGCGGTGACCGCCGACGGTGCCTGGCAGGCCACCCCGCCCCGCCGGTTCGCCGGCAACCCCACCGGGGCCGGCGACTCCGCGGTGGCCGGCCTGCTGTCCGGACTGGTCGAGGAGCTGCCCTGGCCGGACCGGCTGTGCCGCGCGGTGGCACTGTCCGCCGCGACCGTACGGTCCCCCGCCGCGGGCGAGTTCGACGCCACGACCTATCAGGAACTGCTGCCCCACGTGGTGGTGACGGCCCGTCCCGCGGCGGCCTGA
- a CDS encoding carbohydrate-binding protein produces the protein MTAGNNGADTPENDDPFAHLYRSEGGEGGAGASGAGTPRQPGVPRTSYNQVRAVGERQYGTQQGQPGYGRQNPRSASAHYAAPETLPGGGAADRTRPAPMAPEPRKSRNGLLIGAVAVVAVVCIGIGAAMLTNSGQSKDESGAKDPGPTAADSVEPSKQPSSKPTPGALPKDDAGALRLEGGATTAKDVPGARTASGSYVAGMNTPGASATWTLDVETAGQYKLWVGYGVPGKDANLTLNINGQALTRPISLHNFAHAPEGAWDKGWTKSWSLIQLNKGTNTIKLSCENGNQCEVNLDQVWLARP, from the coding sequence ATGACGGCCGGCAACAACGGCGCGGACACGCCGGAGAACGACGACCCCTTCGCCCACCTGTACCGCTCGGAGGGCGGCGAGGGCGGCGCGGGCGCGTCGGGCGCCGGCACACCGCGGCAGCCAGGCGTCCCGCGAACCTCCTACAACCAGGTGCGCGCGGTCGGCGAGCGCCAGTACGGCACCCAGCAGGGCCAGCCCGGCTACGGCCGGCAGAACCCGCGCTCCGCCTCGGCGCACTACGCGGCCCCCGAGACGCTGCCCGGCGGCGGTGCCGCCGACCGCACCCGTCCGGCCCCGATGGCCCCCGAGCCCCGCAAGAGCCGCAACGGCCTGCTGATCGGCGCGGTCGCGGTGGTCGCGGTGGTGTGCATAGGCATCGGCGCGGCAATGCTGACCAACTCCGGTCAGTCCAAGGACGAGAGCGGCGCGAAGGACCCGGGCCCGACGGCCGCGGACTCGGTCGAGCCCAGCAAGCAGCCCTCCAGCAAGCCCACTCCGGGCGCCCTCCCCAAGGACGACGCGGGCGCGCTGCGCCTCGAAGGCGGCGCGACCACCGCCAAGGACGTCCCCGGTGCCCGCACCGCCAGCGGCTCGTACGTCGCCGGCATGAACACCCCCGGCGCGTCGGCCACTTGGACCCTCGACGTGGAAACCGCCGGCCAGTACAAGCTCTGGGTCGGCTACGGCGTACCGGGCAAGGACGCCAACCTCACGCTCAACATCAACGGGCAGGCGCTGACCCGGCCGATAAGCCTGCACAACTTCGCCCACGCCCCCGAGGGCGCCTGGGACAAGGGCTGGACCAAGTCCTGGTCGCTCATCCAGCTCAACAAGGGCACCAACACCATCAAGCTGTCCTGCGAGAACGGCAACCAGTGCGAGGTCAACCTCGACCAGGTCTGGCTCGCCCGGCCCTGA
- the cdgB gene encoding diguanylate cyclase CdgB, whose amino-acid sequence METESEPYVRLATLRQLHQVVAELNTARSLADTLQCVADGAIAGLGYELAAVNLVRPDGDLVVAAVAGSAGAEALMAGRVGSRASWERRLSMGERWGELCFIPYTEGWVLDDDDVPQWHTAGPAPRFPDEWHPMDRLFAPMYTAANGNGELLGVLSVDRPRNGRRPGPWGQEALQMYAFQSAIAISNARLRANMQRALVRLEREQQALRASEESFRQAFEYAPSGMAVAEMGGDQHGRLLRTNDALCRLLGRPASGMRRLSFSDICHPEDIGTLLRTSAEGGRAELRLQRRDSTYVWVSLRNSVVADTTDGPRYLLTHVEDIEERKRHELQLAHRASHDSLTGLPNSAELRARLSARLCSRPPSAPADAYAASGGGADPRAPHGFVGDGSEAFEGLDGFEGEPTPRGALPFDHHVHLSALADGAEDDGAKGLAVLFCDLDGFKSINDRFGHNTGDAVLIEVARRLTSGVRDGDTVARLGGDEFVVLADGLGTADAQDLAVRLRNAIIPPIRVEGRAVRVGASFGIGWASCGMTAEEVLESADQRMYVEKRRSKSGRRAAG is encoded by the coding sequence ATGGAGACCGAGTCGGAGCCCTATGTCCGTCTTGCGACCCTGCGGCAGCTGCACCAAGTGGTCGCCGAACTGAACACCGCACGCAGCCTTGCGGACACCTTGCAGTGCGTCGCCGACGGGGCGATCGCCGGGCTCGGCTACGAGCTCGCCGCGGTCAACCTCGTACGGCCGGACGGTGATCTCGTGGTCGCCGCGGTGGCCGGCAGCGCGGGCGCGGAGGCGCTGATGGCCGGGCGGGTGGGCTCGCGCGCCTCATGGGAGCGCCGGCTGTCCATGGGGGAGCGCTGGGGCGAGCTGTGCTTCATCCCGTACACCGAGGGCTGGGTGCTGGACGACGACGACGTGCCGCAGTGGCACACCGCCGGGCCGGCACCGCGGTTCCCCGACGAGTGGCACCCGATGGACCGCCTCTTCGCGCCCATGTACACCGCCGCCAACGGCAACGGCGAACTGCTCGGCGTGCTCTCCGTGGACCGGCCGCGCAACGGCCGGCGCCCCGGCCCCTGGGGCCAGGAGGCGCTCCAGATGTACGCGTTCCAGTCCGCCATCGCGATCAGCAACGCCCGGCTGCGGGCCAACATGCAGCGGGCGCTGGTCCGCCTGGAACGCGAGCAGCAGGCGCTGCGGGCGAGCGAGGAAAGCTTCCGGCAGGCGTTCGAGTACGCGCCGAGCGGGATGGCCGTCGCCGAGATGGGCGGCGACCAGCACGGACGACTGCTGCGCACCAACGACGCGCTGTGCCGGCTGCTGGGCCGCCCGGCCTCCGGGATGCGCCGGCTGTCGTTCTCCGACATCTGCCACCCCGAGGACATCGGCACGCTGCTGCGCACCTCCGCGGAGGGCGGCCGGGCCGAACTGCGGCTCCAGCGCCGGGACAGCACCTATGTGTGGGTCTCGCTGCGCAACTCGGTGGTCGCCGACACCACCGACGGCCCCCGCTACCTGCTCACCCACGTCGAGGACATCGAGGAACGCAAACGGCACGAACTCCAACTCGCGCACCGGGCCAGCCACGACTCGCTGACCGGCCTGCCCAACAGCGCCGAGCTGCGGGCCCGGCTCTCCGCCCGGCTGTGCTCCCGCCCGCCGAGTGCGCCCGCCGACGCCTACGCCGCCTCGGGAGGCGGCGCCGACCCGCGCGCCCCGCACGGCTTCGTGGGAGACGGTTCGGAGGCGTTCGAGGGGCTCGACGGCTTCGAGGGCGAGCCGACGCCCCGCGGCGCCCTCCCCTTCGACCACCACGTCCACCTCTCCGCGCTCGCCGACGGCGCCGAGGACGACGGCGCCAAGGGCCTCGCGGTGCTCTTCTGCGACCTGGACGGCTTCAAGTCGATCAACGACCGCTTCGGCCACAACACCGGTGACGCGGTGCTGATCGAGGTCGCTCGCCGGCTGACCAGCGGTGTCCGCGACGGCGACACCGTCGCCCGGCTCGGCGGCGACGAGTTCGTGGTGCTCGCCGACGGGCTGGGCACGGCCGACGCCCAGGACCTCGCGGTCCGGCTGCGGAACGCGATCATCCCGCCGATCCGGGTCGAGGGCCGGGCCGTCCGGGTCGGCGCCAGCTTCGGCATCGGCTGGGCGAGCTGCGGGATGACGGCCGAGGAGGTGCTGGAGTCGGCCGACCAGCGGATGTACGTCGAGAAGCGGCGCTCGAAGAGCGGCCGGCGGGCGGCCGGCTGA
- a CDS encoding flavin reductase family protein, whose amino-acid sequence MFTKTPATTPAAGSAATAAPTVALASLPGDGSIAHAVGVSDDEFRAALSRLAAGVVLITAHDPDAGPRGEGVGMTATAFLSVSLDPPLVMVSVRNDSRMDDLLAQQPLWAVSVLSGHQRQVAARFAMKGRISDRLLFQDIPSVQGEASGAPLIEGALATLECRTEQRVVAGDHTLVIGRVLATTTSGEDDGPLTYFRGKYRQLG is encoded by the coding sequence GTGTTCACGAAGACTCCTGCCACCACCCCGGCCGCCGGCTCCGCCGCCACCGCCGCCCCCACCGTCGCCCTCGCCTCCCTGCCGGGCGACGGGTCGATCGCGCATGCTGTTGGGGTGAGTGACGACGAGTTCCGCGCCGCCCTGTCCCGCCTCGCCGCCGGCGTGGTGCTGATCACCGCCCACGATCCGGACGCCGGACCGCGCGGCGAGGGCGTCGGGATGACCGCGACGGCGTTCCTCTCCGTGTCGCTCGATCCGCCGCTGGTGATGGTGAGCGTTCGCAACGACTCGCGGATGGACGACCTGCTGGCGCAGCAGCCGCTGTGGGCGGTCTCGGTGCTGTCGGGCCACCAACGACAGGTAGCGGCGCGATTCGCCATGAAGGGCCGGATCAGCGACCGACTGCTCTTCCAGGACATTCCCTCCGTACAGGGCGAAGCGTCCGGTGCGCCGCTCATCGAGGGCGCGCTGGCGACGCTGGAGTGCCGGACCGAGCAGCGGGTGGTGGCCGGGGACCACACCCTCGTCATCGGCCGTGTCCTGGCGACGACCACGTCCGGGGAGGACGACGGTCCGCTGACGTACTTCCGGGGGAAGTACCGACAGCTGGGGTGA
- the arfB gene encoding alternative ribosome rescue aminoacyl-tRNA hydrolase ArfB, protein MSGPHVIRGSVVLPEAELVWRFSRSSGPGGQHVNTSDSQVELRFDLARTKALPPVWRERAVERLAGRLVDGVLTVRASEHRSQWRNREIAAVRLTALLAEATAPPPAPRRKTRIPRGINERRLREKKQRGDTKRGRSGRDWG, encoded by the coding sequence ATGTCCGGGCCCCATGTCATCCGAGGTTCGGTCGTCCTCCCGGAGGCCGAGCTGGTCTGGCGGTTCTCGCGCTCCTCCGGCCCGGGCGGCCAGCACGTCAACACCAGCGACAGCCAGGTCGAGTTGCGCTTCGACCTGGCGCGGACGAAGGCGCTGCCGCCGGTGTGGCGCGAGCGTGCCGTGGAGCGGCTGGCGGGCCGGCTGGTCGACGGGGTGCTGACGGTGCGCGCCTCCGAACACCGCTCGCAGTGGCGCAACCGCGAGATCGCGGCCGTGCGGCTGACCGCGCTGCTTGCCGAGGCCACCGCCCCGCCGCCCGCGCCGCGCCGCAAGACCCGCATCCCGCGCGGCATCAACGAGCGCCGGCTGCGCGAGAAGAAGCAGCGCGGCGACACCAAGCGGGGCCGCTCCGGCCGCGATTGGGGCTGA
- a CDS encoding TerD family protein: MAVSLSKGGNVSLTKEAPGLSAVTVGLGWDVRTTTGTDFDLDASAIAVNATGKVHSDQHFIFFNNKATPDQTIVHTGDNTTGQGEGDDESINVNLGALPAEIDKIVFPVSIYDAENRGQNFGQVRNAFIRIINQAGGAEIARYDLSEDAATETAMVFGELYRNGAEWKFRAVGQGYASGLRGIAQDFGVNV; the protein is encoded by the coding sequence ATGGCTGTAAGCCTGTCCAAGGGCGGCAACGTCTCGCTCACCAAGGAGGCACCGGGCCTGTCCGCCGTCACGGTCGGCCTCGGCTGGGACGTCCGCACGACCACGGGCACGGACTTCGACCTCGACGCCAGCGCCATCGCGGTCAACGCGACCGGCAAGGTCCACTCCGACCAGCACTTCATCTTCTTCAACAACAAGGCGACGCCGGACCAGACCATCGTCCACACCGGCGACAACACCACCGGCCAGGGCGAGGGCGACGACGAGTCGATCAACGTCAACCTCGGCGCGCTGCCGGCCGAGATCGACAAGATCGTCTTCCCGGTCTCCATCTACGACGCGGAGAACCGCGGCCAGAACTTCGGCCAGGTACGGAACGCCTTCATCCGCATCATCAACCAGGCCGGCGGCGCCGAGATCGCGCGCTACGACCTGAGCGAGGACGCCGCCACCGAGACCGCCATGGTCTTCGGCGAGCTGTACCGCAACGGCGCGGAGTGGAAGTTCCGCGCCGTGGGTCAGGGTTACGCGTCCGGCCTGCGCGGCATCGCGCAGGACTTCGGCGTCAACGTCTGA
- a CDS encoding helix-turn-helix domain-containing protein translates to MVRTPLTPWERERGERLGMLLRAARGERSMVEVAAAAGLSAETLRKIETGRAPTPAFFTVAALAGTLGLSLDEVAVLATPAESPPGTADDTGHGSAAA, encoded by the coding sequence ATGGTGCGAACTCCACTGACCCCCTGGGAGCGCGAACGCGGCGAGCGGCTGGGCATGCTGCTGCGCGCGGCACGCGGCGAGCGCAGCATGGTCGAGGTCGCCGCGGCGGCCGGGCTGTCGGCGGAGACGCTGCGGAAGATCGAGACCGGCCGGGCGCCGACGCCGGCGTTCTTCACGGTCGCCGCGCTCGCCGGGACGCTCGGCCTGTCGCTGGACGAGGTGGCCGTGCTCGCCACGCCGGCGGAATCGCCCCCCGGGACCGCCGACGACACCGGACACGGCAGCGCGGCCGCCTAG
- the map gene encoding type I methionyl aminopeptidase: MVEIKSDASLDAMRVAGRVVADALAAARAAAAPGMRLTELDEVARTVLREAGATSPFLGYRPSFAPTPFPAVICASVNDAIVHGIPNGYRLRDGDLVSIDCGAIVDGWAGDAALSFTVGTERPEDRRLMETTRRALEAGIAAAVVGARIGDVAHAIGSIGRAAGYGIPEDFGGHGIGRAMHEDPPVPNDGRPGRGLVLRHGLVIAIEPMFLAGGSNHYAADADGWTLRTIDGSRAAHFEHTVAVTDEGPRVLTLP, from the coding sequence ATGGTGGAGATCAAGAGCGACGCGTCACTGGACGCGATGCGGGTGGCCGGCCGGGTGGTCGCGGACGCGCTGGCCGCGGCCCGGGCCGCGGCCGCCCCCGGGATGCGGCTGACCGAACTGGACGAGGTGGCCCGCACGGTGCTGCGCGAGGCCGGCGCCACCTCGCCGTTCCTCGGTTACCGCCCCTCCTTCGCCCCCACCCCCTTCCCCGCGGTGATCTGCGCGTCCGTCAACGACGCGATCGTGCACGGCATCCCGAACGGCTACCGGCTGCGCGACGGCGACCTGGTCAGCATCGACTGCGGCGCGATCGTCGACGGCTGGGCCGGGGACGCGGCCCTCAGCTTCACGGTCGGCACCGAGCGGCCCGAGGACCGCCGGCTGATGGAGACCACCCGGCGGGCCCTGGAGGCGGGCATCGCGGCGGCCGTGGTCGGCGCCCGGATCGGCGACGTCGCACACGCCATCGGCAGCATCGGCCGCGCGGCCGGCTACGGCATCCCCGAGGACTTCGGCGGCCACGGCATCGGGCGGGCGATGCACGAGGACCCGCCGGTCCCCAACGACGGCCGGCCGGGCCGCGGCCTCGTGCTCCGCCACGGCCTGGTCATCGCCATCGAGCCGATGTTCCTGGCCGGCGGCAGCAACCACTACGCCGCCGACGCCGACGGCTGGACCCTGCGCACCATCGACGGCAGCCGGGCGGCCCACTTCGAGCACACCGTCGCGGTGACGGACGAGGGGCCGCGCGTCCTCACCCTGCCGTAG